GGGAAGGTGGAAAGTGTGAGTCTCTGGCCGCCACCTATTGGAAGACAAAAGAATACAAAATCATTAGTATGCAAAGTAGATTTGATAATTGTAAATATTAAACAACTAGAGAAGTCTTTACCTGTCGACCAGAGCCGTCAACGCCGCTGGGTTGAAAGTGGGCAGCCCACGGCGGACCTGATACGATAAGACGTCCAAGCCAGCCCTCTGTAGGAGAGGAGTGTACCTCTCATCGTACCTCATCTCCTCCAGAAACCGGTCGTGGGTCCGGACCCGCAGAACGGGCAACACCTAGCAATCAAAAGAATTTTCATTAGTCAAATATAGGTCGCACATATTAATTCGAAAATTTAATTTATGTACAAAATGTTACCTCTCCCTCTGCGGTGAGACGACCCCTGTGGTGCTCGTCGTAGTGAGGGTCCAGCAAGTGGAACTGCGCCATCCTGCAAATTAAGATATCAACATATTAGAATATAAGTTGTGTACAAAGTGTAACAAAAAAATCGACATATTAGAattttttgaacaaccacatccaaacatggtggaaccatcgtcttcacaatttttaaatatatcacccaatcatcttctgagttaatggagatcaaccgtcggacaactgttccatatgtaatatgggacaacaaaccctgaattgatattctagggtcgtttatgtcgcaactaatctcctcacaagctcgagccaaaagctggtcaaaagatggtctttcaacgaacaacatggtcacgatcttcataccatcaaaagtaacactcccataagcatctatctccacccttcctccatggtatagtgttactaggctgtccatctattgcaaaaatggattactaactcaataatggctacatacttaagcctactaacttactaagtaataaatatatattaactaataactatacagtaaatattaaatgaacacatcaaacgaaattacataatctataaataatgtacgaaaactatgtatacctgagaacgcgtacgagtccagctaagggggaagaaggtcaagtcggactaacacctacgtacaaaaaaaccaattgtcagtaaaaaatttggcagcacctcccctgtaaagtgatgtttatagaacctgcgaataaacgacaacacgatggttgccaacacagaaaacatgtaatatcaatgcgctaaacaaaatcctaactatataatcactaagaatttactaaacactaaacTAAGAAATTTACTAAACTAAGAATTTAATAAACTAAGAAATTAATCTAAGAAATTTACTAAGAATACACtaaactatataatcactaagaatttactaaacTAAGAAATTAACTAAGAATACACtaaactatataatcactaagaatttagtaaactaagaaattaaaaaaaataaCTGGCGGTGGCCAACCGTAGCGCGCGGTGGCCGACGGACGGCGACTGCGGCGAGCTCCGGACGGCCGAGCTCCGGACGACCGAGCTCCGGACGGCGAGCTCCGGACGGCCGAGCTCCGGACGGACGGCGGCGAGCTCCGGACGGCGGCTGCGGCGGCGAACtccgggcggccgagctcgcgagccggggcggcggcggcgaaatCCGTTGGCGAGCCGGTGCAGGGAGCTGGgcgggcggccggcggcgagccgGGACGGCGAACGGGCGGTGCGGTCGGGAACGGCGACGGTGAAGTTTTGCGCAGAGAGAACTGAGAGAAACGCGCAGAGAGAATGGGATTTCGCGGATatttcctagctcggcgccaagatctgtggcgccgagctaggtgccacgACGACTGCCACGTCACCGAGCTCGGCgcgataggctatggcgccgagctaagggtccaaaactgcatttaaaatttttttagatctaaacgtgattttacttctgtttaagggctaaaTTACAAAAAATTCGGTGTCCACTGTGGGGCCGGGGGGTTACTGTTGAACGCTGTTTTGGAAGATTCCGCCAGGTGGAAAACAGAGGAGCAGCCAGTAGCTAGCGGCCAGGCTCGGCTACGCTTTGGGTCTTTTCTAGGTTCGAACGCATCGGTCGCAGATCATCCAATCCAAACTGTTTGCTTTCGCCCCCCGCGTACTTTGGAACCTTCTCCCTTAAGCTAGCTAGCGAGCGCCGTTCCCCATGCCGAGAGCTAGCAAGCAGCACGGACGAGGGGAGGGGACACGCCCTCCTGTGCGCGCCGTGCTGGACAAAGAGGACGAGGCGAGCTCATGCTCATGCTGCCTGTGTTGGGTGCTTTTATGatcttagtagtagtagtagtacgttGCTCCAGTTCCCCGGCTCGTTAAGTTGTTCCAAAGCTATTCGCTTACGGCCTACTCCGTTCAATTCAAAGACCCAAAGCGGAAGCCGACGAATCCCGCGGCGAGAAAAGCCGCAGTGGGGGGTAGGCTCTGCCACTGTTGCCGCGCGCAGGGACATTCCCCTTCCTTCCTCCCCCCTTTCGCCGCTTTCTCTGGCCTGGGTAACTAAAACCCCTGCCTGCTGCTCCGGTTTTAACTTTAAAGCAGTAGTGAATCCACCCTGCCCATCCCCAATCACCACCGTCCATGGCCTGCCGTGGCATGCCATCCTGCCCGTTGCCCTCTGCCTGCGCGCGCTGGCCCAGTCCGGTGGCGCGCCACGTCCAGCCAGATCGCGGCCTGCGGGCTTCGGCCACGGCGCTGGCCCAGTCCGGTTGCAGGCTTCCAGCTGATGCAGAATTGCAGACGAGCGCTTAGAATCGGGGACACCGGAGCGAcatttaggtagtgtttggttgaagaaccaagtagaacggaaccgttctgtcccagttttgttgttgtttggttacaaagtaactagaacggaatgactccaattagggaatattttcctcagatccggaaccattccgctccaaaaaatcaatgggacggagccgctccgttccaatcccgctctcacagccacgctccgttccgttcactctgcaaccaaacaaaaaacggaatcgctccgttccagattaccaaacacagaacagagcggctccgttcctagaatcagtGATGAAACGGCTCCattctacttggctcctcaaccaaacactacctaattgGCTTTTACCGCGTGCACAGCAATCGCACGATCTTTGTCAGCCGAGAAAAATAGAACTTGAGCCAACACCGCAGATGAACTGACGGGAATGAGATGACAACAGAATCCAACTAACAGGTCAGCTTGTTCTCCAACATCAGGCTGTCTGATCTTAAGGCAACTACAAGCACGAGAAGTGAAGCTCATGATCATGCTCATACACGTGCATGGAAGGGAATGTCCAGAGCGAAAAGGACACTTCAATATTTCCTAGTGAAATGGAATTGTTTCCAATGGGACGACAGTCGTGGACAGCTCGGTATACGTGGGTTCTATTTTCCACAAACTGCTCACATGTCTGCCTCTTCTAAAGGCAGCGTCGCCTCCAGGGTCTCGGAGCCTCGCCGGATCGTCAAGCTCACCTGGTCTCCGACACCGTAGTCATCTAGAACCCTCAGCAGGTCAGATTTGCCTTTAACCTGTTTTCCCCCAAAAACGGTGGCATGAAAGAAACACAGGCAAGGTTTCATAAGACGACTATCTTAAATATGCCCTACACAAAGAAGACTACGTCGGTAAAATAGGAACTCACAGGCTTGCCATCCACAGCGACAACGATGTCACCGAGAACGATGTTACCGGCAAAACCCCTGCTGGTCGGAGCAAGCCCTGCTTTGGCTGCGGCGCTGCCCCCAGGTACCTACGGAGGAGCCAACGTCCGGTAGGAAAGGGAGATGCTAGTGCAAGCGAACATCTGATACATGCAGTTTACCTTGAGTATAAGAGCTCCGTTGCGAACGTTAAGCTGATACGCAATTGGATCTGGAGCGAAGTCCACGTTCAAGCCAGCACGGCGAACCTTTAGGGAAGGAATGTCAGCGTAACTTAGACAGACTAGAATAAAATACAGAACGTAGAAGGATTTATCAGAGTTGACCAAAAAAACAGACATTTAACAAGAAAAGCAACCCGATTTTTCTTTATTCTTGTCGTGCTATAATTTTTGTGAAAAAAAATTCCTTCAACAGACAGCAAAATATATAGTGCAAGTGGAAGTGATTTCGATGGAAGGATAGCTAACTCTAGCTTAGGGTAAACTGAGACCAAAATAACTTCCATGTTCACGGAAAAAGGTTAATATACCACCCAAAGAACCTGATCAGATGAACCTTAACCTCCAACAACAAAGAATTTTCCATACCTTGCATAAGACAAAAAAAAGGAAGAGCGCCATATCTATACAAACAATTGCATGCTTGTTCAGGGCATCTGGCCTACTGTTAGTCTGTTATGCTAACCGTACTTACTAGGGACATCTGGAATAAAAAAAAAAGTCTGAATAAAAGCATCTTAAACCGTTCACAAATTTATGACACCATTGACTTTTTTTCGAAAATTTTGACCACTTGTCTTTttcaaaatatttattaaaaaatgtaaaattttaagttaaacacaaactaccttaagtgataaaacaaatcacaaaaaacatgataactcattattttttttgaataagatgtgtggtcaaagttttttttaaaaaagtcaatggtgtcatatatttatgaacggagGGAGTAGCATTTTTTTAATAAATATCTCCCAAGGACTTGTTTAGAAAATTTTGGAGTATGAAGTTGGTATTGCAACTGAAAGACATCCATGCGACATACTTTTCCAAACTGGATTAACTGAGGAGCGATTTTAAGTACGGTTGATGATGGGATAGCGAAGCCAACACCAGCGGATGTCCCTGTAACAGCGAAGAAACAGTCCCATCTCAGACTAACTGTTTTTTTGAACGTTCTCAGACTAACTGTTGAAACTACACAAACTTAAGTCGGATATTAGATATGAGGCAATCTGATTTATGCACTACCAGGACAACACGAACAGAATAAAAATAAACTTATGGTCTGCATAGCAGCTGGGATGTGAAGAGTATAGGATCATATATCGATCCATTTTAAAGAGAATAATGACACGTATAAACTCTTGGCCTCTAAGAGACTAGGATGCAAGCCAATGCCAAACTAAAGAAATGGTTTTAAATAAAATACCACCAACTCAGCACTCCATCATATATAGCAAGTCACTGAATGTCATCATAATAACATTCAATACAGTGAACAAAGCAACCTAGAAAATGAATCACAAATATATTTACTTAAACTTTGCAATAAGCTAGTTAAGACCGTAACAACGACAGTTGTGGAATATTGTTACATGTGTACTTTTCACTGATAATGGCCAAATAGCATAGATGTTGAGGTATGTGTAGTAGCTGTTTATTTATgaataaaaaaacagaaacatCTGCAGCAACATCTCAGCATTAGGACTACTTTATGGATGTAGATATCGAATCATATGTTTTGCTAGCACAGTTTCGAGAAATGGAATTAATCTTACCTGTCTGTGTGAAAATTGCTGCATTAATACCAATCATATGCCCCTTTGAGTCAAGCAAAGGACCACCACTGCATTGAGGTTCATCAAAAATTCAAAATACATGGTTAGCAAATTGCTTTGCAATACCTTTTTTGGTTGAGGGAATCATAGCGCCTGATATTTAATGAAGACATGACACAGTACAAACGGTTAACGAAGCAAGATCTAATGTATATGAATCACTAGTTGCAATATACTTAAGTAACCGGTTATGAATAGGATAAAGGTCGACTTTGTATAATGAATGCGGTAGGCtaaagatcaaacacagagaaatAGTTAACTGGAAACAAGTTACTAATTAAAGCTTGTTAGGATCCCAACTTGACTATAGTTAGGGCAtcagcgaaagggcctctagcgtaatAGTTAAGGCTTCCAAGTAGCACCTCCAGGTCTCGAGTTCGATCCCCCTCGGGGGTGAATTTCGAGCTTGGTTAAAATAAATCACTTCACTGTGCCCTGCCCGCtcccgggttacgtcctgcgcgccaccctccggctgggccgttgcagagtgggcggTGACGACCCGCTAGTGATGGGGGGCTAGGGTTCAGAGATTTTATTGGCCAGGatcatgtttcggtctcttcttaatataatactgggagggcggtctttccctccccggccgagtttttttaTAGTCAGGGCATCTGGCTGCCCTCTTTATCAGCCAAAGCAGCTGTGCAGGAACAGTATTCACAGTCTCATTCTTCAACCAGCGGCAGTTGTGCATCGGTAAATAAGTTTCAGCGAGCAAATTGTGATCCCAAGTTCCAGAGTAACATGCTAACCACTGATATAATCATTATGCAAATTGCCATAGCAGAAATCTGTCCCCAAATCCGTGGATCATAATGTCAGATGTTAGTCACTTAAATAAAGTAAGAATTAATAGTCTGCATACTGATGTAAAATCTGGTTCACTATTTTGCACTTTTACAATAGACAAAGGTCTTCACTATTCCACAATGTTTAAAGTGGTATCGAGTACAAACTATATGTGGTACTCCCTTCATCCAAGAATGATAATCATATTTTGATTGAGAATTATTATCCTATGAGATGACATTGATTTTTAACAATTTGATAACATATTGTAATAATGACTTCTCCTTAGCCAAAATATGCTTATTGTTCGTGGTCGGAGGGAGTATACTGATAAGTTAAGTaccaaacttgaaaatgcttaggATTATCTAAGTGCAAAGCTCAGTACAAACTACAAAGAAGCATAAAACTAGCACTGAAGCATTAATGCTAGGTGTTATTTGGAAAAAAGCATTAATGCTAGGTCAGAGGCGGATCCAGAATAGAGAACCACTGATGTCTAATGCTAGGACTAGTTCTAGGTGCCAATAGTATCTTCAAAAGTGAGCTCTGGAACATGAAACCTAAGCTGCAAAATTTCATTCGGATAAGATAATCAATATAATAAAAGCATTTTGAACCATATCTACAAACCTGTTACCAGGGTTAATAGCTGCATCTGTTTGAATTCCGCCTCCAATTGTCACCCCAGCCTGACTTAAAATATCTCGATTTAAACCACTGATAACACCAACTGTTAGAGTATGGTCAAAACCAAAAGGATTTCCAATTGCTAAGCATTGCTGACCAACTCTTAGGGCCGAGGATTGTCCCACATTAATTGGCTTCAAAAGATCAGTAGGAGCATCAACCTATTACATGTCCATGTATTAGGTACTAAAAGAAACTGATTGGCACAAGCTTTCCCAATGCAAATGACAGTGAAAAGTTAATAAACACAACTACTGAACTCAGGTGAATACCAAAAACAGACTTTGATTAAATTGGTTGGCAAACATGAGATAGAAATTTCTGGTGAAAATAAAGGCTATCAAGCATTCTACCCTCTTTTCACTTTCTATTTTTTTCTAGGATGGACATTCCTTGGCCCATGCCATATGCCATCCAATTAATCTAAGTAATTAGACACTAGACATATATTTCAATAGTTACTAGTTAGCGATAAAAATAATTGATTGAGACACATGTAGAAGGTCAGATGATATGCAAAATCAAATAAGAATCAAGGTGAGCTATGGTGACATCGTAGACTATCAAGTGCTGATACTTGACTCAGAATCAGTCAAAATGCATCTTACCTTAAGAACAGCAAGATCTTTAGCACGATCTGCACCAACCAATTTGCCTTCAAAATTTTTCTGTATCCTTTCAAGTCAACGCAGTAGGCTATTAGTTGGCTTGTATATACAAGAATGCTGATATGTTCACTTAATTCATCAAAATGTATTACCCTTCAGCAGCAAGAATGTTGACGCGTGCAACAACATCACCAGGCTTCGGATTTTTTGAAAGAGCACTGCCAACAACTGTAAAACACATAAAAGATGTAAGCTTGTAGTGCTCATATACAGTAGAGATTGTCAGGTAATCTAATTATTTCATGTCCAGTTTGTTAGTTTGTTAGAGTCACTTCTCCGTGTCGTGATCTAATTCTGTTGAGAGTTACAAAGAGTTCAGGAGCGTTCTGCATCATGTGAGAGTCCAAGAGCACAttgggtcgtgcgtgtcgtgaTCACAGGCGAGTCGCCGTGGTGGTGGATAGGCCGGACACTTGATTCTTGTAAGAGTCTATAAATAGGAGAAGATAAACAAGAAAAGCTGCAAAGTTCTGAAGCGACAAAACAATTGTCTGTTCTTCACGTGACCTTGAGCGGACTGTTCACGTCCGGCAATAGAGAGCAAGCAACTAGAAAGTAAATAAAAGAGCGGGCGAGTGAGTGAGAGCTTGGCTGATAATTGGTGTCAGAGCCGAGGCGAGGCAAAGGGCGAAGCGATAGCGACATCAGCGCGCGTCGTCGCGCGGGCGTGGGCACGGGTGTGACCATTGGGAACTCCCCATTGTGGTCAATCAAAGAGTAGCCAACGAATATTGAGACACGATTTCATTTCATCAAAGAGTGTGCCAAAGGTGGACGGGTCTCAATTCTGAAGATCGACACTGAAGAGCAGCCGACAGACATTCTGACAAAGCCTCTTGGACGGGTGTGATTTCTGCAATTGCACTCAAAGATCGGGATGACCAGGATCGTCAACAACTAGATTAGGAGGTAATTTTAGGTAATCTAGTTATTTCATATCTAGTTTGTTAATTTGTTAGAGAGTCACATCTCCGTGTTGTAGTGATCTCATTCTGTTGAGAGTTACTGAGAGTTCAAGAGCGCTGCATCGTGTGAGAGTCTAGGAGTTTGTTGTGCCGATCGTGCCCGTCATGATCCTGCACAAGCCACTGTGGTGGTGGATAGGCCGAACACTTGAGTCTTGTAAGAGTCTATAAATGGGAAAAGATAAACTGGAAAGCTGTGAAGTTCTGCAGTGCCAAAACAACTATGTGTTCTTGAGCCGACTATTCACGTCTGGCAACAGAGAGCGAGCGACCAGAAAGCAGATAAAAGAGAGGGCGAGTGAGCGAGAGCTTGGCTGATAGAGATGTGATAGTCTAAGATTAACATACCATGATAATTTGTAATAATATGTCCAAAATCGTCCCACACTACACCAGAACCATTTCCTTCAG
This portion of the Zea mays cultivar B73 chromosome 2, Zm-B73-REFERENCE-NAM-5.0, whole genome shotgun sequence genome encodes:
- the LOC100272554 gene encoding Protease Do-like 8, chloroplastic, which codes for MQCLPCGPSTNAPAAHAAARSVSRRRVVVEGVTSATHDSEEAPPRSMRATGDRGAMSSKTLWLVSKRKLIALSAFCLSLHSSRYFPAFALGDTSVKIEDVTPKIFPSGPLFPTEKRIAELFEINTYSVVNIFDATLRPQLNVTGVVEIPEGNGSGVVWDDFGHIITNYHVVGSALSKNPKPGDVVARVNILAAEGIQKNFEGKLVGADRAKDLAVLKVDAPTDLLKPINVGQSSALRVGQQCLAIGNPFGFDHTLTVGVISGLNRDILSQAGVTIGGGIQTDAAINPGNSGGPLLDSKGHMIGINAAIFTQTGTSAGVGFAIPSSTVLKIAPQLIQFGKVRRAGLNVDFAPDPIAYQLNVRNGALILKVPGGSAAAKAGLAPTSRGFAGNIVLGDIVVAVDGKPVKGKSDLLRVLDDYGVGDQVSLTIRRGSETLEATLPLEEADM